A region from the Microbacterium lacus genome encodes:
- a CDS encoding ion transporter, translated as MSARPRLRRAENGSVMGGEPKKPRAKRVRSEMKSTGYEIFIGILSILSIVNLVLVLVLREESLDTVLGAMNALFSLIFLIDFTYRIFTAPSASTYFFRHFGWADLLASLPFAQLKILRIFRLIRVWRLLREVGVKAVAHTLIKDRAGSALYMLLLMGILVLQFGSLTILYFEQNAEGANITTAGDALWYTMVTISTVGYGDQYPVTPLGRLCGTIIIVVGVGIFGTFTGYLATVFLTPKPTDAEPVADEGKPLSAESVDALRARLTEMEAKMAEIRKMLS; from the coding sequence GTGTCCGCACGGCCGAGGCTGCGGCGTGCCGAGAACGGGAGCGTCATGGGCGGGGAGCCGAAGAAGCCGCGCGCGAAGCGCGTGCGCAGCGAGATGAAGAGCACCGGCTACGAGATCTTCATCGGAATCCTCTCGATCCTGTCGATCGTGAATCTGGTGCTGGTCCTCGTGCTGCGCGAAGAATCCCTCGACACCGTGCTGGGCGCCATGAACGCGCTGTTCAGCCTGATCTTCCTGATCGATTTCACGTACCGCATCTTCACGGCGCCGTCGGCGAGCACGTACTTCTTCAGGCACTTCGGCTGGGCCGACCTGCTCGCGAGCCTTCCGTTCGCGCAACTGAAGATCCTCCGCATCTTCCGGCTCATCCGCGTCTGGCGCCTCCTGCGCGAGGTGGGTGTGAAAGCCGTCGCGCACACCCTGATCAAGGACCGCGCCGGCAGCGCCCTCTACATGCTCCTTCTCATGGGCATCCTGGTCCTGCAGTTCGGCAGCCTGACGATCCTGTACTTCGAGCAGAACGCGGAGGGCGCGAACATCACGACCGCCGGGGACGCGCTCTGGTACACGATGGTGACGATCTCCACCGTCGGGTACGGCGACCAGTACCCGGTGACACCCCTCGGGCGCCTGTGCGGCACGATCATCATCGTGGTCGGGGTCGGCATCTTCGGCACGTTCACCGGCTACCTTGCGACCGTCTTCCTCACGCCGAAGCCGACGGATGCCGAGCCCGTGGCCGACGAGGGGAAACCGCTGTCCGCGGAGTCGGTCGACGCGCTGCGCGCGCGTCTGACGGAGATGGAGGCGAAGATGGCCGAGATCAGGAAGATGCTCAGCTGA
- a CDS encoding ABC transporter ATP-binding protein, whose translation MTLVFSATLDARGVALDLEVARGETVAVLGPNGAGKSTLLGMIAGLVQPDAGHADLDGAVLFDLAGGRGRWTPPHARGVSTLTQDADLFPHLSVLENVAFGARSKGLGRRRAQEIARHWLDEVEATELAQRRPSELSGGQAQRVAIARALAADPHLLLLDEPLSALDVAVAPTIRRTLLRVLRERTAIIVTHDVLDALTLADRVIVLSEGRIVEEGPTRATFARPRTGFTAGLAGLNLLTGIRTAEGMITDAGIVIRSTLPTDAAVHDRVVATVRPGDVAVASAATTTPGVDRILATVLDLEPRGDLIRVRSDTISADLAPAEVADGDLEPGMRVGYVLRPETVTITRA comes from the coding sequence ATGACGCTCGTCTTCTCCGCGACTCTCGACGCACGAGGAGTCGCGCTCGACCTCGAGGTGGCTCGCGGCGAGACGGTCGCGGTGCTCGGCCCGAACGGCGCCGGCAAATCGACCCTGCTGGGCATGATCGCGGGACTCGTGCAGCCGGATGCCGGGCACGCCGACCTGGACGGCGCGGTGCTGTTCGACCTCGCGGGTGGGCGAGGCCGGTGGACACCCCCGCACGCGCGCGGCGTCTCCACCCTCACTCAGGACGCCGATCTCTTCCCTCACCTGAGCGTGCTCGAAAACGTGGCGTTCGGCGCGCGGAGCAAAGGGCTCGGGCGACGACGTGCGCAGGAGATCGCGCGGCACTGGCTCGACGAGGTGGAGGCGACCGAGCTCGCGCAGCGCCGGCCTTCCGAGCTGTCCGGAGGGCAGGCGCAGCGGGTCGCGATCGCACGGGCCCTCGCCGCCGACCCGCACCTGCTGCTGCTCGACGAGCCGCTGTCGGCGCTGGACGTCGCCGTCGCCCCGACGATCCGGCGCACGCTCCTGCGCGTGCTGCGCGAACGCACGGCGATCATCGTGACGCACGACGTCCTGGACGCGCTCACACTCGCCGATCGGGTGATCGTCCTGTCGGAGGGTCGCATCGTCGAGGAGGGGCCGACGCGCGCGACGTTCGCGCGTCCGCGCACCGGGTTCACGGCGGGCCTCGCGGGCCTGAACCTCCTGACCGGCATCCGCACCGCCGAGGGGATGATCACGGATGCCGGCATCGTGATCCGGTCGACCCTGCCGACCGACGCCGCCGTGCACGATCGCGTCGTGGCGACCGTGCGCCCGGGCGATGTCGCCGTCGCGTCTGCCGCGACGACGACGCCCGGCGTCGATCGCATCCTCGCGACCGTTCTGGATCTCGAGCCGCGCGGCGATCTGATCCGCGTGCGGTCCGACACGATCTCCGCGGACCTGGCGCCCGCGGAAGTGGCCGATGGGGACCTCGAGCCCGGAATGCGGGTCGGCTACGTCCTCAGACCGGAAACGGTGACGATCACGCGGGCCTGA
- a CDS encoding ABC transporter permease: protein MRGAGTFAGIPRWVAGVAAVGALFVLLPLVAMIARVDWTQFIALITSESSRAALWLSLRTSITATLLCVVFGVPMALVLARTRFRGQQLLRALVLLPLVLPPVVGGLALLYTFGRRGLLGSTLQILGIDIAFSTTAVVLAQTFVALPFLVLSLEGALRTVGTRFEAIGATLGARPTTVLRRITIPLVLPALLSGAVLSFARALGEFGATLTFAGSLQGTTRTLPLEIYLQREVDPDAAVALSLVLIVVAVIVVGVAHRAGGTTSFTQGLRR, encoded by the coding sequence GTGCGCGGGGCGGGCACTTTCGCCGGCATCCCCCGCTGGGTCGCCGGGGTCGCCGCGGTCGGCGCGCTCTTCGTGCTGCTGCCGCTCGTGGCGATGATCGCCCGCGTGGACTGGACGCAGTTCATCGCGCTGATCACGTCGGAGTCCTCCCGCGCAGCCTTGTGGTTGAGCCTGCGCACGTCGATCACCGCCACGCTGTTGTGCGTCGTGTTCGGGGTGCCGATGGCGCTCGTCCTCGCCCGCACGCGCTTCCGCGGGCAGCAACTGCTGCGCGCGCTCGTTCTGCTGCCGCTCGTCCTGCCGCCCGTCGTCGGCGGCCTCGCGCTGCTGTACACGTTCGGACGCCGCGGACTGCTGGGTTCGACCTTGCAGATCCTGGGCATCGACATCGCGTTCTCCACGACGGCGGTCGTGCTCGCGCAGACCTTCGTCGCGCTGCCCTTCCTCGTGCTGAGTCTCGAGGGAGCCCTCCGCACCGTGGGTACCCGCTTCGAGGCGATCGGCGCGACTCTGGGCGCCCGACCGACGACCGTGCTGCGCCGCATCACGATTCCGCTCGTGCTCCCCGCGCTGCTCTCCGGCGCCGTGCTCTCCTTCGCGCGCGCCCTGGGCGAGTTCGGAGCGACGCTCACGTTCGCGGGGAGCCTCCAAGGCACGACCCGCACGCTCCCGCTCGAGATCTATCTGCAGCGAGAGGTCGACCCCGACGCGGCGGTCGCGCTGTCGCTCGTACTCATCGTCGTCGCCGTCATCGTGGTGGGTGTCGCCCACCGCGCCGGGGGTACGACGTCGTTCACGCAGGGGCTGCGCCGATGA
- the modA gene encoding molybdate ABC transporter substrate-binding protein, with product MRTAAVAAAVIGAFLLGGCTTPSPSPDASRGVLAGSITVFAAASLKTTFAELAERFEASHPGTTVDLNFAGSADLVTQITEGAPADVFASADQKNMAKLTDTGLVEGDPVDFATNTLEIAVPPDNPAGIAAFADLADPGLKLVICAPEVPCGAATVTVEQATGVTLTPVSEESSVTDVLGKVTSGEADAGLVYMTDVIAAGDAVTGIPFEESDEAVNVYPIASLDESDAPDIAAAFVAFVTSAESRAVLKAAGFGKP from the coding sequence ATGCGAACTGCGGCGGTGGCGGCGGCAGTCATCGGGGCATTCCTCCTGGGCGGGTGCACCACCCCGAGCCCGTCCCCGGATGCCTCGCGCGGCGTGCTCGCGGGCTCGATCACCGTGTTCGCCGCCGCCTCGCTGAAGACGACGTTCGCCGAACTCGCCGAACGGTTCGAGGCTTCTCACCCCGGCACGACCGTCGATCTCAACTTCGCCGGCTCCGCAGATCTGGTCACGCAGATCACCGAGGGCGCTCCGGCCGACGTGTTCGCCTCAGCGGACCAGAAGAACATGGCCAAGCTCACCGACACCGGCCTGGTCGAGGGCGACCCTGTCGACTTCGCGACGAACACGCTGGAGATCGCTGTACCACCGGACAACCCCGCCGGGATCGCGGCGTTCGCCGATCTCGCCGATCCGGGGCTGAAGCTCGTGATCTGCGCTCCGGAGGTGCCGTGCGGCGCGGCGACCGTCACCGTCGAACAGGCGACGGGCGTGACACTCACCCCGGTCAGCGAGGAGTCGTCGGTGACGGATGTGCTCGGCAAGGTCACCTCGGGCGAAGCTGATGCGGGGCTGGTCTACATGACGGACGTGATCGCCGCCGGCGACGCGGTGACCGGCATCCCGTTCGAGGAATCGGATGAGGCGGTCAACGTGTATCCGATCGCCTCGCTCGACGAATCAGACGCTCCGGACATCGCCGCCGCCTTCGTCGCGTTCGTCACGAGCGCCGAGAGCCGTGCCGTGCTCAAGGCCGCCGGCTTCGGAAAGCCCTAG
- a CDS encoding TOBE domain-containing protein: MPQIRVKDAATYLGVSDDTLRRWIENGVLSSARDASGRTVVDGLELAALARRNAVVPADPSGIGRSARNSFVGLVTEVLSDTVMSQVELQCGPHRVVSLMSTEAVRELGLVPGSIATAIVKATNVIVETPLGKATP; the protein is encoded by the coding sequence ATGCCGCAGATACGGGTGAAGGATGCCGCCACCTACCTCGGCGTCAGCGATGACACGCTGCGCCGCTGGATCGAGAACGGCGTGCTCTCCAGCGCCCGCGATGCATCGGGACGCACCGTCGTGGACGGCCTGGAGCTGGCCGCGCTCGCCCGACGCAACGCGGTCGTCCCCGCCGATCCGAGCGGGATCGGCCGGTCCGCCCGCAACAGCTTCGTCGGACTCGTGACCGAGGTGCTCTCCGACACGGTCATGTCGCAGGTGGAACTGCAGTGCGGACCGCACCGCGTCGTGTCGCTCATGAGCACCGAGGCTGTGCGCGAGCTCGGGCTCGTCCCCGGCTCGATCGCCACGGCGATCGTGAAGGCGACCAACGTGATCGTCGAAACTCCCCTGGGGAAGGCCACGCCGTGA
- a CDS encoding YaeQ family protein — translation MALGATIHTFTVQLADVDRGVYHELALRVARHPSETEAYMMTRVLAYCLEYEEGIAFSEGISSTDEPAVLVRDLTGRVTVWIEVGAPDAERLHHGSKLADRVTVYTHRDPAKVRAPWAGKRIHHVEDITLHSFAPGFVDAAVAALERRNEMTVSVTERELYLDLNGTSLSSPILDHPAV, via the coding sequence ATGGCCCTCGGCGCAACCATCCACACGTTCACCGTGCAGCTGGCCGACGTCGACCGCGGTGTCTATCACGAGCTCGCGCTGCGCGTGGCGCGGCATCCGTCCGAGACCGAGGCATACATGATGACCCGCGTCCTGGCGTACTGCCTCGAGTACGAGGAGGGCATCGCGTTCAGTGAGGGCATCTCCTCCACCGACGAGCCGGCCGTGCTCGTCCGCGACCTCACCGGGCGCGTGACGGTCTGGATCGAGGTCGGGGCCCCGGATGCCGAGCGTCTGCACCACGGCAGCAAGCTCGCGGATCGCGTCACGGTGTACACGCATCGCGACCCCGCGAAGGTGAGGGCGCCGTGGGCGGGTAAGCGCATCCACCACGTCGAGGACATCACGCTGCACAGCTTCGCGCCGGGCTTCGTGGACGCGGCCGTGGCCGCGCTGGAGCGGCGTAACGAGATGACGGTCTCGGTCACCGAGCGCGAGCTGTATCTCGACCTGAACGGGACGAGCCTCAGCTCGCCGATCCTTGACCACCCAGCCGTCTGA
- a CDS encoding helix-turn-helix domain-containing protein, with amino-acid sequence MAAMISPSSSSLPALAVALRRYVDARNAALLAARLLLGVNELDARALLHIAANPGTRPGELRDYLGITSAGVTTLIDRLVERGAVRRDVDRDDRRVSRLTVIADLKGEPWNVLTRFDDAFSAAIERSDQNDAGRFAEALDGFTVAAQQARI; translated from the coding sequence ATGGCAGCGATGATCTCGCCCTCATCCTCTTCGCTCCCCGCGCTGGCCGTAGCTCTGCGTCGATACGTCGATGCGCGCAACGCCGCACTCCTCGCCGCCCGCCTGCTCCTGGGTGTCAACGAGCTCGACGCGCGCGCGCTGCTTCACATCGCGGCCAACCCCGGCACGCGCCCCGGCGAGTTGCGCGATTACCTCGGCATCACCTCGGCCGGCGTCACGACGCTGATCGATCGACTCGTCGAGCGCGGCGCCGTGCGACGCGACGTCGACAGGGACGATCGCCGCGTGAGCAGGCTCACGGTCATCGCCGACCTGAAGGGCGAGCCCTGGAACGTGCTCACCCGATTCGACGACGCCTTCAGCGCGGCGATCGAGCGGTCGGATCAGAACGACGCGGGGCGATTCGCGGAGGCGCTGGACGGGTTCACGGTCGCGGCGCAGCAGGCGCGGATCTGA
- a CDS encoding SRPBCC family protein: protein MVQIIETIDVDVPVRTAYDQWTQFESFPKFLDEVESITQLDETHTHWKVKVGGAEREFDAEITEQHPDERVAWHSVGGETHHAGVVTFHKLTDTSARVTVQIDWEPEGLLEKVGSFIGAGSHAVKKDLKNFKEFIEARGVETGAWRGDVPA from the coding sequence ATGGTGCAGATCATCGAGACGATCGACGTCGACGTGCCCGTGCGGACGGCGTACGACCAGTGGACCCAGTTCGAGAGCTTCCCGAAGTTCCTCGACGAGGTGGAGTCCATCACGCAGCTGGATGAGACCCACACGCACTGGAAGGTCAAGGTCGGCGGCGCCGAGCGCGAGTTCGATGCGGAGATCACCGAGCAGCACCCCGATGAGCGCGTCGCGTGGCACAGCGTCGGCGGCGAGACCCATCACGCCGGTGTCGTGACCTTCCACAAGCTGACCGACACCTCGGCGCGCGTCACCGTGCAGATCGACTGGGAGCCGGAAGGCCTTCTCGAGAAGGTCGGCTCGTTCATCGGGGCGGGTTCGCACGCGGTGAAGAAGGATCTGAAGAACTTCAAGGAGTTCATCGAGGCGCGCGGCGTCGAGACGGGCGCCTGGCGCGGCGACGTCCCGGCCTGA
- a CDS encoding GNAT family N-acetyltransferase, whose protein sequence is MTASHDDIEISPISAADAGEVLTIQRAAFVSEAIIYQSVDMPPLVQTLDELEAELRDADGWVARRSGRLVGAIRTRREGDLLLIGRIAIAPDQQGAGIGQALLEAAEQASGAAEAELFTGSLSEANIRLYERCGYVETQRVEQGGGIQEIYFRKRLGHAAAPSD, encoded by the coding sequence GTGACGGCATCGCACGACGACATCGAGATCTCGCCGATCTCCGCGGCCGATGCCGGCGAGGTGCTCACGATCCAGCGTGCGGCCTTCGTCTCCGAGGCGATCATCTATCAGTCCGTCGACATGCCGCCGCTCGTGCAGACGCTGGACGAGCTCGAGGCCGAGTTGCGGGATGCCGACGGGTGGGTCGCACGCAGATCCGGCCGTCTGGTCGGGGCGATCCGCACACGGCGGGAAGGCGATCTGCTGCTGATCGGGCGCATCGCGATCGCACCGGACCAGCAGGGCGCCGGCATCGGGCAGGCGCTCCTGGAGGCGGCCGAACAGGCGTCCGGTGCGGCGGAGGCCGAGCTGTTCACCGGCAGCCTCAGCGAGGCCAACATCCGGCTCTACGAGCGCTGCGGATACGTGGAGACGCAGCGTGTGGAGCAGGGCGGTGGCATCCAGGAGATCTACTTCCGGAAGCGTCTGGGTCACGCCGCCGCGCCATCGGACTAG
- a CDS encoding diacylglycerol/lipid kinase family protein, whose product MTSHIAVVWNPSKTEKETLESGLAEAIDEATAPTVTWWETTKDDPGRGATRDALAADADLIVVAGGDGTVRAVAEHLADAAADAVLGIIPLGTGNLLARNLDVPINDVPAAFVRALGDAERAIDIGWVEVELAEGVERHAFAVMVGFGIDAQMIAETDEDLKSKAGWLAYVESLGRALAASEVVPFHITTDGNPPRDEEGHTLLIANCGSLQGGITLLPDALPDDGELDYLVLSAEGFGEWAGTLKTMMWDNGLMRLITKKDDLTSTDAVGHGRAKKIEVTLPEARAFEIDGEEIGETTSFTVTIQPAAIRVR is encoded by the coding sequence ATGACCTCGCACATCGCCGTCGTCTGGAATCCGTCCAAGACCGAGAAGGAAACGCTCGAGTCCGGCCTCGCCGAAGCGATCGACGAGGCCACCGCGCCGACGGTGACGTGGTGGGAGACGACGAAGGACGATCCGGGCCGAGGCGCCACTCGTGACGCGCTCGCGGCAGACGCCGACCTGATCGTCGTTGCCGGGGGTGACGGAACGGTCCGCGCGGTCGCCGAGCACCTCGCCGACGCGGCCGCCGACGCCGTCCTCGGGATCATCCCGCTCGGGACGGGGAATCTCCTGGCCCGGAACCTCGACGTCCCGATCAACGACGTCCCGGCCGCGTTCGTGCGCGCCCTCGGCGACGCGGAGCGCGCGATCGACATCGGCTGGGTGGAGGTCGAGCTCGCCGAGGGCGTGGAACGTCACGCCTTCGCGGTCATGGTCGGGTTCGGCATCGACGCCCAGATGATCGCCGAGACGGATGAGGATCTGAAGAGCAAGGCCGGGTGGCTCGCCTACGTGGAGTCGCTCGGCCGCGCGCTCGCGGCGAGCGAGGTCGTGCCGTTCCACATCACCACCGACGGCAACCCGCCGCGCGACGAGGAAGGGCACACGCTGCTCATCGCGAACTGCGGCAGCCTGCAGGGCGGCATCACACTCCTACCCGATGCGCTCCCCGACGACGGAGAGCTCGACTACCTCGTGCTGAGCGCGGAGGGCTTCGGCGAATGGGCGGGCACACTCAAGACGATGATGTGGGACAACGGTCTGATGCGGCTGATCACCAAGAAGGACGATCTGACGAGCACGGATGCCGTCGGGCACGGTCGCGCGAAGAAGATCGAGGTGACCCTCCCTGAGGCGCGGGCCTTCGAGATCGACGGCGAGGAGATCGGCGAGACGACGTCATTCACCGTCACGATCCAGCCGGCCGCGATCCGGGTGCGCTGA
- a CDS encoding NADP-dependent oxidoreductase: MARKQETPKVVEYDRTGDADVLELRPTDVPVPGPGEATVEVICAGISHIDGFIRAGRETEWDADPWPRRSGSDFAGVVVAGDGTFKPGTEVIGHVRAGAQATHVTVPNAALVVKPKEVSWETAGGLFLAGATALDTLDQLKIGPEDTVVISAAAGGVGSIEAQLAKHRGARVIGTCGDRNFDYLRQLGIKPVRYGEGIADRIRAAAGGPVTALIDNFGQDGHALAEDLGVPASRYRSSEDRRHTEVKLLRDDAESIAYGTSLLARLAELARIRAFTLLVSGLYPLEEIGDAYRDLDKLHSRGKVLIGTRMVTTFRTLKARDVHEASA; encoded by the coding sequence ATGGCACGCAAGCAGGAGACCCCCAAGGTCGTCGAGTACGACCGCACCGGCGATGCCGACGTGCTGGAGCTCAGACCGACGGACGTGCCGGTTCCCGGGCCGGGCGAGGCGACCGTCGAGGTGATCTGCGCGGGGATCAGCCACATCGACGGCTTCATCCGCGCCGGCCGCGAGACCGAGTGGGATGCCGATCCGTGGCCGCGGAGGTCGGGGAGCGACTTCGCCGGGGTCGTCGTCGCCGGCGACGGCACGTTCAAGCCGGGGACCGAGGTGATCGGTCACGTGCGTGCCGGGGCGCAGGCGACACACGTGACCGTTCCGAACGCGGCCCTCGTCGTCAAGCCGAAAGAGGTGTCGTGGGAGACCGCGGGAGGGCTCTTCCTCGCGGGTGCCACGGCGCTGGACACCCTGGACCAGCTCAAGATCGGTCCGGAGGACACGGTCGTGATCTCCGCGGCCGCCGGCGGGGTCGGAAGCATCGAGGCCCAACTCGCCAAACACCGCGGCGCCCGCGTGATCGGCACGTGCGGCGACCGCAACTTCGACTACCTGCGTCAGCTCGGCATCAAACCGGTGCGCTACGGCGAGGGCATCGCCGATCGCATCCGCGCCGCCGCCGGGGGGCCGGTCACGGCGCTCATCGACAACTTCGGCCAAGACGGTCACGCGCTCGCCGAAGATCTCGGCGTGCCGGCGAGCCGCTACCGCTCGAGCGAGGATCGCCGGCACACCGAGGTGAAGCTGCTGCGCGATGATGCGGAATCGATCGCCTACGGTACGAGCCTGCTCGCCCGCCTCGCCGAACTTGCCCGTATCCGCGCGTTCACGCTGCTGGTCTCAGGCCTGTATCCGCTGGAAGAGATCGGAGACGCGTACCGGGATCTGGACAAGCTCCACTCGCGCGGCAAGGTGCTCATCGGCACCCGGATGGTCACGACATTCCGCACGCTGAAAGCCCGCGACGTCCACGAGGCCTCGGCCTGA
- a CDS encoding nitroreductase family deazaflavin-dependent oxidoreductase, protein MAAHTVVDFGHRMLNRLHRGILAVTGGRLGWRIGPMPVVELHTVGRTSGARRSVMLTAPVHDGDTYVLVASKGGDDRHPAWYLNLLAHPDVELTIGGTTVPMRARTASAAERAELWPRITRAYRGYAGYQRKTDRLIPVVICEPRP, encoded by the coding sequence ATGGCAGCGCACACGGTGGTCGACTTCGGGCACCGGATGCTCAACCGCCTGCACCGCGGCATCCTCGCCGTCACCGGGGGGCGTCTGGGCTGGCGGATCGGCCCGATGCCGGTCGTCGAGCTGCATACGGTCGGGCGCACCTCCGGCGCGCGGCGGAGCGTCATGCTCACCGCGCCGGTGCACGACGGCGACACGTACGTGCTCGTCGCCTCGAAAGGCGGGGACGACCGGCATCCCGCGTGGTACCTCAATCTGCTCGCGCACCCCGACGTGGAGCTGACCATCGGCGGCACGACGGTCCCGATGCGGGCCCGGACGGCGAGCGCCGCCGAGCGCGCCGAACTCTGGCCCCGCATCACGCGCGCCTACCGGGGCTACGCCGGGTATCAGCGCAAGACGGACCGGCTGATTCCGGTCGTGATCTGCGAGCCGCGCCCGTAG
- a CDS encoding phosphatase PAP2 family protein — translation MSTDAPSVPPQAVESVEPDARRMIALVVGILATVLFVILRFVVAIDDHKPLGIDEWWNELMVSIETPPGLILAWIPAIVGGTIGMFAIALLTVIVLYWRKRRWDSLNMAIAIALVVAIGAPMAAIIARARPGDSLAESVATSFPSGHTAVATTFVVTLALLFRRWWIWTIGAVWVVWMMWGRTYLHAHWLSDVVAGMLEGIAVATLVWCAVEALRDRRARKKLGAAPA, via the coding sequence GTGAGCACGGACGCACCCTCGGTACCCCCGCAAGCCGTCGAATCCGTCGAACCCGACGCCCGGCGCATGATCGCCCTCGTGGTCGGCATTCTCGCGACGGTGCTGTTCGTGATCCTGCGCTTCGTCGTGGCGATCGACGATCACAAGCCGCTCGGGATCGACGAGTGGTGGAACGAGCTCATGGTGAGCATCGAGACGCCGCCGGGACTGATCCTGGCCTGGATTCCCGCGATCGTCGGCGGCACGATCGGGATGTTCGCGATCGCGCTGCTGACCGTGATCGTCCTGTACTGGCGGAAGCGACGGTGGGACTCACTGAACATGGCGATCGCGATCGCGCTGGTGGTGGCGATCGGTGCACCGATGGCGGCGATCATCGCGCGGGCGCGGCCGGGGGATTCGCTCGCCGAGAGCGTGGCGACCTCCTTCCCGTCGGGCCACACCGCCGTCGCGACGACGTTCGTCGTGACCCTCGCGCTGCTGTTCCGCAGGTGGTGGATCTGGACAATCGGCGCGGTGTGGGTCGTCTGGATGATGTGGGGTCGCACGTACCTGCACGCGCACTGGCTGAGTGATGTCGTCGCCGGGATGCTGGAGGGGATCGCGGTCGCAACCCTCGTCTGGTGCGCGGTCGAAGCGTTGCGGGATCGGCGCGCCCGCAAGAAGCTCGGCGCCGCGCCCGCTTAG
- a CDS encoding LLM class flavin-dependent oxidoreductase, producing MTRTGVLSLGIAAAIGPQRAAAFAAGAEAAGFHALWVNDTPGADALTLLEAAAAATSTLTLATGVLPLDRWSAAAISERVRALPQERVVIGVGAGGIRTGALDLVRTTAADLRAGTAVRVMVGALGPRMRHLAAADADGPLLSWLDPATAYVQAAQAHAVDPAAHVALYVRTALDPDAPERLREETGRYAGFPSYAANFARLGLNPDRTVLDAADLGFGERLAQYRAAVDEVVLRAITATDDAAADHAFLESAAAL from the coding sequence ATGACCCGAACCGGTGTCCTCTCCCTCGGAATCGCCGCGGCGATCGGACCGCAGCGCGCCGCGGCGTTCGCCGCCGGCGCGGAGGCCGCGGGCTTCCACGCGCTGTGGGTCAACGACACCCCCGGCGCCGATGCGCTCACTCTGCTCGAGGCGGCAGCCGCGGCGACCTCCACCCTCACGCTCGCGACCGGCGTGCTGCCGCTGGACCGGTGGAGCGCCGCGGCGATCAGCGAGCGGGTGCGTGCCCTGCCGCAGGAGCGCGTCGTGATCGGGGTCGGCGCGGGCGGCATCCGCACCGGCGCCCTCGATCTCGTGCGCACGACCGCCGCCGACCTCCGCGCCGGGACCGCCGTCCGTGTCATGGTGGGCGCGCTCGGTCCGCGCATGCGCCACCTGGCCGCAGCAGATGCGGACGGGCCGCTGCTCAGCTGGCTCGACCCGGCGACCGCGTACGTGCAGGCTGCACAGGCACATGCGGTCGACCCCGCCGCCCACGTCGCGCTGTACGTGCGCACGGCGCTCGACCCGGACGCGCCGGAGCGCCTGCGAGAAGAGACGGGCCGCTATGCGGGCTTCCCGTCGTATGCGGCGAACTTCGCTCGCCTGGGGCTGAATCCCGACCGGACGGTGCTGGATGCGGCCGACCTCGGCTTCGGGGAGCGCCTGGCGCAGTACCGCGCGGCGGTCGACGAGGTCGTCCTGCGTGCCATCACCGCGACCGACGACGCGGCCGCCGACCACGCGTTCCTCGAGAGCGCCGCGGCGCTCTAA